The Elaeis guineensis isolate ETL-2024a chromosome 12, EG11, whole genome shotgun sequence sequence gggcggagatttgaaagcatcgtcgggcgagctgttgatctccgcgcatctccccgaccccatttttggtcgggaatcgaacaaggaggtggtacgtcgagacgaccgccctgagggcgttcaatccgggtcgcccgagtatggcgttgtaggccgaaggaacttggacgaccgcgaaaatgagggagactgtgctttgccgtggttcggtaccgaccgtcacgggcagggtgatttctccttctgtcgtgacggtatctccggcaaagccgatcaagggcgcggagaccccactaagtcgatcagtcggtagtcgcattcgggagaaggtcgagtaaaacaaaacatttgtcgaacttccattatcaacaaaaattcgttttacatcgtaattggctattgtcgccgacacaacaacagcgtcgtcgtggggagtctggatgccccgaacgtcgtcttccgcgaaggtgattacgtcgttcggtcgtggctttttcgtcggctccccccctgtagacgtccccgatcccagccgcttggagatcatgttgatgactccagccgtcggctggttagtcggcgcctcttcagtcggctggaggcgtcgatcggcagtcggtcgggtcggcggaccctttcaaaatttgccgagatacccccggcggatgagattttcgatctcatccttcaactggatgcatcgctcggtgtcgtggccgtggctccgatggaaccggcagtacttccgatggtcgaggccctttgccttcagaggcggaggccgtcgcaggtattcttccccttcgatctccatcaagatctgcgcacggggagcggagagaggagtgtaggagtcatacctgggacgcaccgacctcggagtctgtcggtggggtgatttttggatccgtcggggtggagaaagccgactatcggccgggggcctgcttggttcggcgggctcccgaccttttcttcgcttctcctttggacccctgggctcgaccaagcgtcggtcggacgctccttcgtccgcgcgcatatacttgtatgcgcgctccagtagctcggcgtatgttcgggggagggtcttgtccagagaataagtaaatcgggacgacctcaggccccgcttcatggctgaaactgccatgtcctcgttgaggtcccggacctcgagcgtggccgcgttgaatcgcgccacgaagtgtcggagcgtctcgttttccccctgtttgagggagaaaaggctatccgacgttcgcggcggctttcggctggtgctgaaatgggccacgaacgagtgctcgagctgcgcgaaggaatggatactacccgatcggagaccggagtaccaagccctggcagccttgcgaagtgtggcggggaagccgatgcaaaaaagagcatcggttgccccttgaattgtcatgagagctttatagctctcgaggtggtcgactgggtcggtggagccgtcgtatggctccacgttcggcattttgaaccgactgggaatcggctcatcgaggaccagtcgagagagaggctgggcggtctggaagtcgacgtcgttcgaagacttctggccgtccatctgcagttgggcgagtcggcggtcgatctcctcgaaccgtcgctcgtagtcgtccgctcgtcgatgctgggagaccccaggagtggagcctccggaagactctgaaggagaggccgacggtgtgcgcggccgcttttccttcctcgcccgttccaacggggaaggagagggccgctgggaccgtcggtcgtcgcgccgaggtcgaccctcctcctctccgtgggagcgctgttgggagcgctcgtctggaggcggcaggggtcggcgcgaccgtcggcggctgctcctggaaggcataggccgggccgccggttgttgctggaggcttttgactgcgtcggtcagtacggtcatctgccgtacgatggccgcaatctgagcctccgtagtcactgcagggcgcggagagctaggctccgccgccggtgggggcagggaggcttcttcccggcgggaagaatgccttgccgacccagtgattctcgatcgttgagctcttgtctttgtcatgctgatcccctacctggcgcgccaatctgttgcagccaatcgcctcgtcgcccgatcgccgggaagcgtgcacctgcaaaaggaagtccgcactgaccggaggcggctccggcggggaccctccgacggtcaagtcagagaggtgactgggcaacagtgaaatgcagacagagagctctgagaaggagagagggagaggaagagaggagcgagcctgcgtatgtgggagagacggagcggatcgatcccttgcgctgttgccttccccggtatatatagtggagcacggtatggcgccatcattaatggcgcggacaagtgaggaactgtcaactcactgtaggctgtcagagccgccgtgaaaatgtcatgttgccgtgtagccgtctaatcaccagggttgacccggctctcggcgggacaatgtccctaggtaactgtgccgcatgtccgtgtcagagctgacaacgtctggcggccgtacggcggttggtggagtcggccgacccagggtcggtggccagcagagtggcgtcggactcctccgtcggtcggcgagcttcatgtgggtcggctaccggacctctgggtttagtcggtcgggaatggaccgtggagcggccgcagttagccgctgatggcgtccgtcggcctgtcgcccgacttacgatcggccagtcagagtcgtccgtcgggccgttggttagtcggtcgggctgccagccggtcgggccctccgatagtcggtcggtcggtcgggccgccagccggtcgggccctccgatagtcggtcggtcggtgggtgggtatcccccaacagggaTAAACACCAATAATTTTGATGGGAGGTACGTgagaaaaatattataatatcctgGGCAATGGTTAATATAAAAATTGATGAGAAAAGACTGTTGATTTTGATGGAGAGGCGGGTGAAGAAAGAGGCACCGAGGTCTCGGTAATTCCAGAGAAGATTAACGAGATAAGAAGAAAATTGTACCAGAAGAAGGGATTATTCTAGTTCCGTCAATCGCAATGAATAAACATTGACCCAGAACCTTAAAACTTGCAGCAGACTTAAATTCAAGCGACTTGATATGAGTCACGAAAGCTGGCCAGGAATGGCACTAGGCCTAGCAAGAACTTTGTAGCATATCAAATTTAAACCACACCCTTTGTCTAGAAATAGCAATGGATCAAGTCTAGTGACGTTAGGAATAACCACATTCACTATCTGGATCCATACTTCCATCAAACctagcccatcatttgatcagGCAGGTCCACGGCATACCATGACCTTGATCCAGCTCAATCCATTCTATCAAGTCTAACCTTTTAACTTGATTCCAAGGTAAAGAAAGGTAATTAGGTGTATAATAACTAGTAAATCAAAGAATTTTGTAGATTTGAATTATACTGTCGTATGAcatatatttttactattttttttatacattttagttttaaattttcACATAGATATTTACATTACatagattaataaatttattttatttatttagtaTAAGCAGATGATCATATTATTCTGATATAAATATAatctataaatcagaaaataaaagatacTATAAGATCGATGGCTACATCTCATATTATGGTCAGATTCAATCTCTCTAGTGTTTCGTAATATAATATATGGGTTAATTTATCGCATTGTTtgtctctcaaaaaaaaatatataaatattataattaaattaaaaaatttaattattatgaAGGAGTAGGAGGATCTCCAACTGCTTCGTATCATCCAGATCCTGCCGATAATGCTATAAAAAGTCTGTCCTGTGGCTCCTGATTGGCAtagtaatttatttatttttttgaaaaaaaatacaaaCAGAGCCATCCAATCTACCGGACCGGGTTAAAACTCACAACCTGCGCTGGCCTTCTTACCTGCACGCTTCAACCGGGACTGAAAAAATCAAGCTCCTTGCTTATTTCCATTTCCTTCTCTCCCCTAACTCTATCTCATCTCGGTAGCCAAACGAAACTTCTGCTCTTCCGCCATGGAGTCCATCGCAGCCTCCGCAGCCATCCCTGCCTCCCCCTCCccgctctctctcttctcccccaATCGCACCTTCTCCAAACGCCCTTCCCTCCTTCCCGTCGCCTCCAAGCGTACTTCCCTCTCCCAATTTCTTCTTCTCATCCTCCTTTCAATCGATTCAAACCCtaatcttctcttctcttctctgtcCAGATAAAGAAGACGAAGCCGATCTCCACGCCGACTCCGAAAGCACCAATCTCGTTCCCTTCCTCAAAAACAGCACCTCTGTTTCACCTCTCTCCAAGGTAATCATCCAATCCCTCCTCGCCTCTCTTTTGATTTGAGACTTTTTTTGATTCTTGGGTTGATTGGTTCGTCGGTTCCTGGTAGGATGCGGCGATGGGTCTCGTTCTGAACGCCGCGGCTGGGAGAGGCTGGACCACGGGATCGGGAATGGAGGGCCCCCCGATTCCCGCCGATTCCGACTCCACCAATCGGACGGTCTCCACCTTTCCCTGGTCACTCTTCACCAAGTCTCCTCGCCGCCGGATGCTCGTCGCTTTCACTTGCAACGTCTGCGGCCAGCGCACTACCCGCGCCATCAACCCCCATGCGTACACCGACGGCACGGTCTTCGTTCAGGTATGATTGTCCGATTGGAGTACAATTATATGCCTCTCGTTTGCATTTTCTTTGCTCGtttgctgaaaaagatggaaTCTTTGTGTAAAATTCTTGGTTTTGGGATTGGTCAGTGCTGTGGATGCAATGTGTTCCATAAGCTGGTGGACAACCTGAATCTGTTTCACGAGATAAAGTGTTACGTGAACCCGAACTTCCTTCATAAAGGTGACACACCATTCAATTACCTCGGCGAAGATGACGGTGATGATGAGAATATCTTCCCCCTATTCTGAGATGAAATAAGGAATGAATGGTATAGAATGATCTGTACATTGGTCGTCTCTTTTTTATCTCGTTATATGATACTAATAAATAGATAGGAAGCATGTATTGATATTGCAGTGGTTCATGGACATTGTAGAACTCTAAATTGTTCTCTGATGTAGATATTTGTTACTGTTATAGTGCAGAGCCTTATAGTCAACTATTAAATTATTCTTCACTTGTCCTCTATATACTTGGCTTATTGGATCCTAAGACTCTAAATTGTTCTCAGATGTAAATATTTGTTAGTGTTTTAGTGCACAGCTTAATGGTCAGCTATTAGATTATTCGTCACTTGTCCTTTATGTATCTGGTTTATTGGATACTATATATGTCCAACTCATTGAACCTCTCAGAGAAAATGAATTTTGTTGATTGCGTATTCCCATATGTATCATTTAAGCTCATCGAAAGTTTCAATCTACATAGACTTTAGCATGTAGCATTTGTCTTCGTGATGAAAAATGGGTGGTACATCATTTTGTTTATTGCCTTTCAGCTGCCCTAGTAAAAATTCAATGTTCCTTGCTCCAATGATATCAGCATGATTGTGGTGTTAGCATATTGCTACTtgcatgtattttttttctttgattacttGCTTTTAGTGATAATTCCCACAAGCTTTATTCTTCTCAAGGATGTACTTATGCATTGCCCCCTCTTGGTCTAGAGACAACTATATGCAGCATGCCATGTGCAAacttattatttttattcatgaTTTGTCACATTTAGAGGATTCAAACATGTGATAGAGGTAGTCAACAAAAGCATGAGTGAATCTTGGATTCTCGTAATAATTAACTTCATCTTGCCCTAGGTAGTCTCTTTGAGCTGCCTATGTGCAACCTTAGTTTGTGCATTCTGTGTTTATTTCTCATGCAAGAGAGAAACTCTAGGACTCTAGGGACATTGTACAGAATAGAGGCTGTTGTTCTTTTTGTTTCCTTGTGCATTAGTTGTGCTGACCTGTTTCTCATAGGAAGTCCCCATCGTAAATTATTTGTGTGCCAATAATTTGAAGTATCTCTCAGATATATTTCTATCTGAATATATCTCAGACTTGGTGACATCTAGTTTGGTTTCACAATCTCAGCTACTTGCAATGTGAAAAGATAGACAGATCTAATTGATTTGCAGGCAGGATGGATGAGCAATAAGATCTTTTGGGCACATCTAGTTATATGTTGCTGCCATGTGCATATGTGGCTATGTAGGAATAGCATATGTCAGGGGTGAGCCAGCAATGTTGTATGGGCATGTTTGGAACAGAGGAGTTGAAGAACTAAGAATATTATAATGGAAGCTATGATCCAGTCATATGAACAGCTTCAATTGGAAAAATTCATAACCCTTCATAAGAATCAAGATGACATTGCCAAGAATGACTGCAAAAGACAACTTTTGAGATGAGGTTGCTCGTATATTGAAGAGAAACACATTTAAGATAATAATCTTTCTCCATTGAACTAAAGATTTTCTTCATTATGAAGGTTGTATGGGTGAGAGGAATTTTTGTATATAACTAAATGGAAGAAGAGAAGTTCTGGTCATTGCATCATAATACCTATAGTTGAAGAATAAGAGGAAATGAAGGTACTTactaaaattcatcatggataaCTCATCATTGGGATTGGGAAGGCATCCTATGGTCAATGATAGGAGAATTTAG is a genomic window containing:
- the LOC105055145 gene encoding uncharacterized protein gives rise to the protein MESIAASAAIPASPSPLSLFSPNRTFSKRPSLLPVASKHKEDEADLHADSESTNLVPFLKNSTSVSPLSKDAAMGLVLNAAAGRGWTTGSGMEGPPIPADSDSTNRTVSTFPWSLFTKSPRRRMLVAFTCNVCGQRTTRAINPHAYTDGTVFVQCCGCNVFHKLVDNLNLFHEIKCYVNPNFLHKGDTPFNYLGEDDGDDENIFPLF